ATGCATAAACTCTTTACACTGCTCTTGATATCCTTGTCTATTGCAGGAGCAGCTGCGCAGAGGCCGGGCTGTGTCTTTCTTTTAATCTGGCCCGGAGCAAGGGCAACCGCAATGGCAGGCGCCTTTTCTGCTATAGCTGATGATGCAACTGCCTGTTACTATAACCAGGCTGGACTGGCATTTATGGATAGACAGGCAATAACTCTACAACATGCACCCTGGCTCTCTGGATTACACGAAGGAATGTATTATGAATATGCTGCATATGTAAGACCGATAAAGAATGGAACTGGAGGTTTGAATCTGATTTATCTTACAACGGGACCAACCGATGTTATTAACCCTGAGGGTGTATATCTTGGAACATATACAACATTTGACATTGCAGGGGCATTAAGTTATGGGTTTAAATTAAATCCCAAGTTAGGCATCGGTTTAGGATGGAAATTTGTATATTCATATCTTGTTGCACCGTGGGTATTTGGCAGGATGCCCGAATTGGGAATTAAAAACGGCGGTATTGGCATTACCTATGCCTTTGATGCAGGTGTGTTATACAAACCTTTTGAATACGGTTCATTAGGCTTAGCATTGCATAACATCGGTCCTAATATAAGTTATTCTCAAAGTGGTGCATCAGATCCATTACCATATACCTTGAGAATCGGATTAAAAATTCAACCAGTAAATGCAAAAGTTATAAAAGTCCGTCTTACTGGTGAAGTTACAAAAGTTCTGGTTGGTATGTTCGCCAATTCCAACAATACATTTTTTGAGAATCTGAGTTATGAAATGCAGGAGGCTTGGAAGGGCGTGGGCCTTGAAATAGATTATTTTGATTTCATACAGCTAAGGGGCGGCTATTTCTATGATTATGAGGGCAAGCGAATTGGTTTCACATTCGGTGGTGGAATTAAGGCGAGCGGATTCTCCCTTGATGTAGGTGTTGATGAGGCAATGTATGATTTCAAAACGACCAACCGGAAATTTTCATTGAGCTATCAATTTTAGCCTTTTCTAATTTTACCTTATAGATAAATGCTTCTCGTTACCGGCGCGACCGGTTTCATCGGTAAGAATTTTGTTCTTGACCGTGCCAAGGTATCACCAATAAAAATTCTTGTCCGAAGGACATCAAACATAATTGTATATAAAGATCATCCTAATGTTCTGATAAATTATGCTGATTTAGAAAATGACCAAGGACTTGACCAGGCACTTGAAGATGTTGATATAGTTGTTCATTGTGCAGCGAGAACAATGGGACGCAGTTATTATGAATTTTATCATGCAAATGTTGTCGCAACCCAGAATTTGATAAATGCAATGAGAAGGAAGAAGGTTAATAAAATTCTATTTTTGAGTTCTCAATCCGCAGGCGGTCCGGGAAGTTCTAAAAATGGTGTAGATGAAAAAACAAATTCTGCTCCAGTTTCATTCTATGGAATAACAAAGAGACTCGCCGAAGAAATTGTTATTAATTCTGGACTTGATTACATCATACTTCGTCCTTGTTCTGTGTATGGACCCTATGATATGGAAATATTAAAAATCATTAGAATCTTAGAAAAAGGATTCTGTCCGAACATTAGCAAAGAAGAGAAATATATTAATTTAATTTTTGAAAAAGATTTGATTGCACTTATGGAAATAATTATTGCAAAAAGCCTGTTTAATCATAAAACCTACTATGTCAGTGATGGGATATGTTATGCTTTTAATGAAGTCATTAAAACGATACAGGAAATATTGCAAAAAAAAGAATGTATAAAAATAAACATTCCAGAACATGTTGCCTTGCTGTTTGGAATATTAAGTGACCTGCTAATTCCACAAAAAATACGATTGGTGGGTTATGATAAAATCAAGGAAATGTCTCAGAGTTTCTGGGTGTGTGTAAGTTCAAGTATAATGGAAGATGCTGGATGGAGTCCGCATTATGACCTTAAAAAGGGAATGGAAGAGACAATAAGATGGTATAGAGAAAATAATTATTTGAGTCTTGACTGAATGGTTTTTTTTGTTATAATTAAATTATGAATAATGACGGCAGAATTGCGAATAACTTAAAATGGTATGCTTTATATACGAAATGCCATCACGAAAGGACAACTAATAAGATTCTTACTGACCAGGGGCTTTGTACCTTTCTGCCGGAAATCCTCGTCCCCAGCAGGCGAAAAGATAGAAAACTTCTCATCAAAAGGCCGTTATTCCCCAACTATTTATTTGTTCAACTTGATAACAATAAAGAAAACTGGCTAAAGGTCTACAAAACAAATGGTGTTGTCAGGATATGTGGAAATGGCAGACCCACACCAGTTCCTGATGAAGATATAGATTCAATAAAGATATTTGTCCAGAGCGACCGCAATATTTACCCTCTGCCATATCTTGTTGTCGGTGCAAAAGTAAGAGTGGTGGCAGGACCACTGGCAGGCGCCATAGGCATTCTTTTAAAAGAAGATAGCAAGAAACGGCAACTTGTTGTTTCTATAGAATTGATGGGGCAATCAGTTGCGGTAACCCTTGCTGATGATGAAGTAAGACCCTATTAGTGGAATTTTTTAATCCCTAATTTTTCGTAGACTTCTTGCATCGTTTGCTGGGCAATCTTCTTGGCTCTTTTATACCCACTATCAAGGACTTCGTAGATATATCCAGGATTATTTATTAATGTTTTTCTTTTTTCCTGAATAGGTTCCAACTCGCCGTAAAGATTTTCTAACAATATTTTCTTGCAATCCAAACAACCAATTCCTGCCTTTCTGCACTCTTGCGCACAGTATTCTATATCTTTTTGTTTGGAGAATGCGAGATGCATAGTGTAAATATTGCAAAGTTCAGGATTGCCAGGGTCGCTTCTTCTTTTTCTATTAGTATCGGTGACCGCCGTGCTCAATTTCTTCCAAATTGTTTCTTTATCTTCATCAAGATATATACAATTATCAAGGGATTTGCTCATTTTATTAACACCATCAAGCCCAAGCAATTTTGTTACTTTACCAAGGTATTCTTTTGGTTCAGGAAATGTTTCACCAAAATAGGCGTTAAATTTACGGACAATCTCTCTCGTCAATTCAAGATGGGGAAGTTGGTCTTCGCCTACTGGAACAACAACCGATTTATAAAGCACAATATCTGCTGCCATTAATACGGGATAATCAAGCAATCCCATGTTCACATAATCAGGATTCTGGGATTTCTTTTCCTTAAATGTAGGGACTCTTGTGAGCCAGGAAATAGGGGTTATTGTATTCAATATCCAGGCAAGTTCGGTATGTTCAGAGACCGTTGACTGGAGCATAAGAATGCTTTTTTGAGGGTCGATGCCTGCGGCAATGTAATCAACCGCACAATTGAATATCCGTTCTTCCATATTCTTCGGTTCAAATGGAACCGTCATCGCATGATAATCAACAATCCCATAAATACATTGATAATGTTCCTGCAGGGCAATCATATTTCGCATCGCACCAACATAATTTCCTATGTGCAATCTACCCGAAGGCTGTATTCCACTGAAAACATTTCCTTTGTTCATGCCATTATATTACTTAAAAAAATTATTATGTCAATCCTTAAGAATTGCTGATTTCCTTATTGACATTTTTCTAACTTCGTATTATAATGAAAATAAGGAGGTCTTTATGAAATATTTTCTATTAGTACTCATAATATCATTAGCAGGTTTTGCGGAAAATAATCCATTCAGACCAATTACATTGGGTTATTATGAACCTCAGCCACTTGGCGACGGGAACATTCTATCTATTACTGATTATTATTTTGATCCCCTTGTTGAAAAACCTGTTCTACCTGAGAATTTAAGTATTAAAGAATACCCCGAAGAAGTGAATGGATATTACCTTGTTCAGTTGTACGGTCCAATATATCAAGATAATCTGCAACAGATTGTAGCAACAGGTGCAAAATTACTGGGATGTCATTCACGGTATAATTTTGTTGTTAGAATGGATAATCAAACTAAAAAATCAGTGGAAAGATTCTCTTTTGTCAGAAGTGTGGAGATATATCAGCCTGCATATAAATTCTATAGAGAGGTTCTCAATGGTAGTACATATGGAAAGTTTCTTGTTTATATTTTCCCCACTGAATTGATTAATGAGGTGGCTCGGGATTTAGCAAACCTTGGAATTCAGATTCTGAGTTTTTCAGATACTGATGAAATAAAATTTTTCTGGGTTGAGTGCAAACGCTCAAAGTTAATAGATATTGCAAATTTATTTGGTGTTTACTGGATTGAAGAATGGTTTCCGTCTGAACCCGAAAATGACCAGGCGCAGTGGGTCAATCAGAAAGGAATTCCACCATCTGATACAATCCGCCCGATATGGCGTCAGGGCATTTTTGGTATAGACCAGGTTCTTGGTTATACTGATACCGGTCTTGATGTAAACCATTATGCCTTCCGCGATCCGACTATTGCAATTACGGATACGGGGGAATTTCCCAATCACCGCAAGGTGGTGGTTTTCAAGAAATATCCGCCAGCGAGTGGAGTGGGTGACCCAGACGGTCACGGTACCCATGTGGGCGGTACAATTGCCGGAAATGATTCAGCAATGGGTGGTACAGACCCAAGGGATGGACACTCTAAGGGTGCGAGAATCTCTCACCTATGTCCGATACCGTCTTCTTCTTATAATTTTATAACGGTTTTTGATGTATTAACCAATACCCTCCGTAATCCTCAATTGCGGGCATATACAATTTCCAATTCCTGGTGGACCGGGACGATGGGGCAGTATTCAGCTAAGAGTATGGAGTGTGACCTATTCTGCTGGCGCAATCGCGATGTAGTGCTGATAAAATCATGTGGTAATCAGGGACAATCAAGCCAGTATCGTATAACAGAGCCTGGAAATGCAAAATCAATGCTTGCAGTTGCCAGTGTGCAAAATGGAACCAATGCTACTGTTTTATCCACTTTTTCAAGCCGTGGCCCGGCACCTGATGGCAGAATAAAACCTGATTGTGCTACGCCTGGCGAAGGTATCTATTCTGCCCAGCGAAATACCACTAATTCTTATGTTTCAATGTCTGGTACCTCAATGTCAGCACCTTCTTGCAATGCTTGTGTAGGATTGATGCGTGAATATCTGAAAAAAGGCTGGTATCCGCGTGGCTATCGGAATCCTCCTGATAGTATGAGATATGTAAGTTCAGCATTGCTCCGGGCAATGGTTTATGTATCTACATCACCGAACATCGGGAGTTATGTAGTTCCCAGTGAATATATTGGCTGGGGAAGGATTACTGTGGATTCGGTCCTTGCCTTTGCCAATCCCACTCCGGACCGAAGAGAATTGCTACTTTATGATGATACAATTGGATTATCAACCGGTCAGTTTGCGGAATATATATTTACAATAATTGATTCTGTTCCTGCACTACGTGCGGTCGTTGCCTGGACCGATACTGCTGCTGCAGCAGGCGCAACAAGGGCATTGATTAATAATCTGAATGTCAGATTGATATCACCCGTTTCAGATTCTTTCAAAGGAAATGTTTACTCTAATGGGCAATCGGTTCGCAATCCAACCGCTCCCTACGATAGTTTAAATCCTTATGAATGTTTCAATATCCCTAATCCCCGGCGCGGACAATGGAGATTAAGGGTGATGGCAGCAAATGTAGTAACGGCAAGGCAGCCTTATGCGGTTGTATTAACTGGTAATTTTCTTGAAAGCCCGGTTGGAGTCTATGAAGAGACTTCGGATTTGAATAGACCACATAATATTACATTGAAAATGGCAAATCCAAATCCACAGAAAATTGGCAATGTGCGATTTAAAGTTTATTTACCTCCAAATGATAGAGAATATGAAATTCTACTTTACAATCTGTATGGTGGTTTAGTCAAAACCCTGTTCTATGGAAAATCAAGTAAAGATGGCTGGCAGGTTTTAAACTGGGATTGCAGAGATGATAAGAGTAAGATTGTTCCGCAGGGAGTATATTTCATCCAGATTGGTAATGGTGAGAAAGCGATAACAGAAAAACTAATCCTCTTAAGATAGTTTTAAGAAATTAGCGCAGAGTCCGCTGTATCTTCTCCCAAATTTATGGGGTGGGAGGGATTGTACCATTGTGCTTGTTTTTCTGTTGTAGCAACTTTTCAAAGATATGTATGAAATCACACATTCAATCCCCCTCATTCCCCCTTTTATAAAGGGGGATAATTGGGGATTAAACTTTTATAAAGGGGGATATTGTAAAATCTGGAGAGGAATCGGTTTTTCGGGGTCTTGATTATTAAAATTTCTTGATTATTATTATTGGATGGCGAATGACATCATTATAAAAAATCTAATAAAGATTTTCAAGAAACATAATTCCGAAGTTCGGGCAGTCAATGATGTAAGTTTTGAGATTAAAGATGGCGAACTTTTTGGGTTATTGGGACCAAATGGTGCAGGCAAAACCACGCTGATAAAATGTATTTCCACACTCTTGATACCGGACGGTGGCACGGCAATCGTTGGCGGTTGTGATGTTTTAAAAGACCCTTTAGGCGTTAGAAAAAAGATTGGAGTTCTCACTGGTGGCGAAAGATCTTTATACTGGAAGTTGAGTGCATTGGATAATTTAAAATATTTTGCTGCACTCTATGGCGTGCCCAAAAATAAAGTGAAAGAAAGAATTGATTTTTTGCTTGAACTTATGGATTTGAAAGATCGGGCAAATGAGAATGTGGAAAAATTTTCCAGCGGAATGAAACAGAAACTTGCAATTGCCCGTGCCTTGATCCATGACCCACCGATTTTGTTGATTGATGAACCAACACTTGGATTAGACCCTTATTTTGCAAGGTTTATCAGGCAATTTATCAAAGAAGAACTTTCACATAAATTGAAAAAGACAATTTTATTAACAACCCATTATATGGATGAGGCGGATGAGTTGTGTGATAAAGTGGCATTTATGAATCGGGGCAGAATAAATGCGCTCGATACTCCAACCGCCTTGAAAAAGGCGATGCCCCAGGAACAGGTTTTAGAACTGAAATGTCTGGGTGATTTGAATAAAGAAGATTTTACCCAGATAAAAGAATCGGCGAGTATGCATATTTCAAAACAGGATGGCTATCATTATGTCCGTGTGAATACCGACAATCCTGAATTGTTATTGAGTAAACTTGTTGATATGATTCGGGATAAGGCAAAGGTTCTGTCTGTGAATGTCACATCGCCGACCCTTGAAGATGTATTTGTATATTTAACTGGTGCGAGTTTAAAGGAAAATCAGGATGAATGATTTTGGGAAATGGTTGTTGGTTTATAGGCGTGGATGCTGGTATGGTAATTGGGATTGGTTATTTGATAAATTGGAATTTATCCCCAGTAATTCCTGTAGTAGTGGCAGAGTTCGCTCTGCAAATGTTGAGCAAGCTCAAATACTACATTTAGCAATAATCTGGAGTGCAACAGCTTGCTGTTGCGCCTTGCTATATAAATGTACGAGGGGCTTCCAGCCCCGATAAGAAATCTCGTTTCTCTTGTTTAAACCAAGGAATATAATTGAGGAAAAGATGAAGATACTTGAACCTTGGCACCTATTTGGAAAAACAATATTCAATTCTGGGTATATTATTTTATTATTTTTAGGTATACACATATTGGATTTTCCCGTTAAAATGAAACAGGAGTAAAAATGAGGAGAGTTTCAAACGATTTCGCTATTTGCATCCGTCACTCCGTCTGGCGGACGCAATCCGCAATGTCTTTTTCCCATTCCACATTCCGCAATCCGAAATCCGAAATGTTTTTTCCCCATTCCGCAATTCGCAATCCGAAATCCGAAATAAAGAGTTTGTTCTTTCTATCTGTTGTCTTTCTGTTTCTCACCTTTCACTTCTTACTTTCTCCTTCCAACTTATTTGCTCAGACACCGGAGTGGGTTTATCAGTATGTGAATCCAGCCGGGACTGATGTGCCGTCAGCGATAATTGCTGATAGCTCTGGAAATACATATACGACTGGACACCTAACGTCTCAGGATACAACAGGCGGCCATATAGAGGGTGTTTGTGTAATAAAATTGGATTCGTCAGGTGAGTTAAAGTGGTGTTATTTTAACGATTCATTGGGCAGATTGACAGCAGGTTATGACATTGCAATGAAGAATAACAGGGTATATGTGACGGGATACACCGGACCTTCACCAAGTAACTCTCCAGTGTTTATTAGTTTATGTGTTGATACAAATGGGCAAAGGCAATGGGTATTTATGGATACAATAGCGATTCGTGGTAATGCGATAGCGGTGTCTTCGTCTTATGGTGTTTATGCGTGTGGTCTTACATCTGGTTATGATATGATATGCATAAAATTAGATACTCTGGGCAATGAGGTCTGGCGTTATGTTTATGATGGACCGGCGGGTAGTTATGATGAGGCATCAAGTATTGTGATTGACCGG
This region of candidate division WOR-3 bacterium genomic DNA includes:
- a CDS encoding PorV/PorQ family protein; translation: MHKLFTLLLISLSIAGAAAQRPGCVFLLIWPGARATAMAGAFSAIADDATACYYNQAGLAFMDRQAITLQHAPWLSGLHEGMYYEYAAYVRPIKNGTGGLNLIYLTTGPTDVINPEGVYLGTYTTFDIAGALSYGFKLNPKLGIGLGWKFVYSYLVAPWVFGRMPELGIKNGGIGITYAFDAGVLYKPFEYGSLGLALHNIGPNISYSQSGASDPLPYTLRIGLKIQPVNAKVIKVRLTGEVTKVLVGMFANSNNTFFENLSYEMQEAWKGVGLEIDYFDFIQLRGGYFYDYEGKRIGFTFGGGIKASGFSLDVGVDEAMYDFKTTNRKFSLSYQF
- a CDS encoding NAD(P)-dependent oxidoreductase, translating into MLLVTGATGFIGKNFVLDRAKVSPIKILVRRTSNIIVYKDHPNVLINYADLENDQGLDQALEDVDIVVHCAARTMGRSYYEFYHANVVATQNLINAMRRKKVNKILFLSSQSAGGPGSSKNGVDEKTNSAPVSFYGITKRLAEEIVINSGLDYIILRPCSVYGPYDMEILKIIRILEKGFCPNISKEEKYINLIFEKDLIALMEIIIAKSLFNHKTYYVSDGICYAFNEVIKTIQEILQKKECIKINIPEHVALLFGILSDLLIPQKIRLVGYDKIKEMSQSFWVCVSSSIMEDAGWSPHYDLKKGMEETIRWYRENNYLSLD
- a CDS encoding UpxY family transcription antiterminator, producing MNNDGRIANNLKWYALYTKCHHERTTNKILTDQGLCTFLPEILVPSRRKDRKLLIKRPLFPNYLFVQLDNNKENWLKVYKTNGVVRICGNGRPTPVPDEDIDSIKIFVQSDRNIYPLPYLVVGAKVRVVAGPLAGAIGILLKEDSKKRQLVVSIELMGQSVAVTLADDEVRPY
- the trpS gene encoding tryptophan--tRNA ligase yields the protein MNKGNVFSGIQPSGRLHIGNYVGAMRNMIALQEHYQCIYGIVDYHAMTVPFEPKNMEERIFNCAVDYIAAGIDPQKSILMLQSTVSEHTELAWILNTITPISWLTRVPTFKEKKSQNPDYVNMGLLDYPVLMAADIVLYKSVVVPVGEDQLPHLELTREIVRKFNAYFGETFPEPKEYLGKVTKLLGLDGVNKMSKSLDNCIYLDEDKETIWKKLSTAVTDTNRKRRSDPGNPELCNIYTMHLAFSKQKDIEYCAQECRKAGIGCLDCKKILLENLYGELEPIQEKRKTLINNPGYIYEVLDSGYKRAKKIAQQTMQEVYEKLGIKKFH
- a CDS encoding S8 family serine peptidase codes for the protein MKYFLLVLIISLAGFAENNPFRPITLGYYEPQPLGDGNILSITDYYFDPLVEKPVLPENLSIKEYPEEVNGYYLVQLYGPIYQDNLQQIVATGAKLLGCHSRYNFVVRMDNQTKKSVERFSFVRSVEIYQPAYKFYREVLNGSTYGKFLVYIFPTELINEVARDLANLGIQILSFSDTDEIKFFWVECKRSKLIDIANLFGVYWIEEWFPSEPENDQAQWVNQKGIPPSDTIRPIWRQGIFGIDQVLGYTDTGLDVNHYAFRDPTIAITDTGEFPNHRKVVVFKKYPPASGVGDPDGHGTHVGGTIAGNDSAMGGTDPRDGHSKGARISHLCPIPSSSYNFITVFDVLTNTLRNPQLRAYTISNSWWTGTMGQYSAKSMECDLFCWRNRDVVLIKSCGNQGQSSQYRITEPGNAKSMLAVASVQNGTNATVLSTFSSRGPAPDGRIKPDCATPGEGIYSAQRNTTNSYVSMSGTSMSAPSCNACVGLMREYLKKGWYPRGYRNPPDSMRYVSSALLRAMVYVSTSPNIGSYVVPSEYIGWGRITVDSVLAFANPTPDRRELLLYDDTIGLSTGQFAEYIFTIIDSVPALRAVVAWTDTAAAAGATRALINNLNVRLISPVSDSFKGNVYSNGQSVRNPTAPYDSLNPYECFNIPNPRRGQWRLRVMAANVVTARQPYAVVLTGNFLESPVGVYEETSDLNRPHNITLKMANPNPQKIGNVRFKVYLPPNDREYEILLYNLYGGLVKTLFYGKSSKDGWQVLNWDCRDDKSKIVPQGVYFIQIGNGEKAITEKLILLR
- a CDS encoding ABC transporter ATP-binding protein produces the protein MANDIIIKNLIKIFKKHNSEVRAVNDVSFEIKDGELFGLLGPNGAGKTTLIKCISTLLIPDGGTAIVGGCDVLKDPLGVRKKIGVLTGGERSLYWKLSALDNLKYFAALYGVPKNKVKERIDFLLELMDLKDRANENVEKFSSGMKQKLAIARALIHDPPILLIDEPTLGLDPYFARFIRQFIKEELSHKLKKTILLTTHYMDEADELCDKVAFMNRGRINALDTPTALKKAMPQEQVLELKCLGDLNKEDFTQIKESASMHISKQDGYHYVRVNTDNPELLLSKLVDMIRDKAKVLSVNVTSPTLEDVFVYLTGASLKENQDE
- a CDS encoding SBBP repeat-containing protein — its product is MRRVSNDFAICIRHSVWRTQSAMSFSHSTFRNPKSEMFFPHSAIRNPKSEIKSLFFLSVVFLFLTFHFLLSPSNLFAQTPEWVYQYVNPAGTDVPSAIIADSSGNTYTTGHLTSQDTTGGHIEGVCVIKLDSSGELKWCYFNDSLGRLTAGYDIAMKNNRVYVTGYTGPSPSNSPVFISLCVDTNGQRQWVFMDTIAIRGNAIAVSSSYGVYACGLTSGYDMICIKLDTLGNEVWRYVYDGPAGSYDEASSIVIDRNENIYIGGYSTGGGTSTDFTIIKLDSAGQEQWVYRYDGPASYNDAGGVIGFDRTGNIYCLGYSWGIGLDFCVIKLSPSGQEEWVYRFNGPVGGDDFPGCGVVDDSGNIYVTGVSADTGSILLFTVMKLDSAGQQRWCYLSRGPDGRGGSGGPVVLDGLGNIYVGGRFLNTAGRS